In Crassostrea angulata isolate pt1a10 chromosome 4, ASM2561291v2, whole genome shotgun sequence, one genomic interval encodes:
- the LOC128182003 gene encoding uncharacterized protein LOC128182003, whose protein sequence is MHLKLLTVAILVIAMFCDNADAWWWRKYKKNKQCGKRGGASPYYFGTTNLWCMMKHGKGKRRAPWRSTIALSHRFIYYKGFYFDFMSNSYAYYSRQRLMGHKCKGKMEKSPAGYSELSVKCIKGCAKNYRCSFGKYHLLRNNCHKFANRLSAALCRKGRTCPAWCQGSCNHAISA, encoded by the exons ATGCATTTGAAACTGCTGACG GTGGCTATTTTGGTGATAGCAATGTTCTGCGATAACGCGGACGCCTGGTGGTGGAGAAAGtacaagaaaaataaacaatgtgGAAAAAGAG gTGGTGCTTCCCCATACTATTTTGGCACTACCAACTTATGGTGCATGATGAAACACGGAAAGGGAAAACGCCGTGCTCCGTGGAGATCCACTATAGCATTGAGTCACCGATTCATCTACTACAAAGGATTTTACTTCGACTTCATGA gCAATTCGTATGCTTACTATTCGAGACAACGTCTTATGGGACACAAATGCAAAGGGAAAATGGAGAAATCCCCGGCCGGATACAGTGAATTGAGTGTCAAATGCATCAAGGGCTGTGCCAAAAACTACAGATGTAGTTTTGGCAAATATCATCTTCTTCGCaacaactgccacaagtttgCCAACCGTCTCTCTGCAGCGCTGTGCAGAAAAGGGAGAACTTGCCCCGCCTGGTGTCAAGGAAGTTGTAATCACGCCATATCCGCTTAA